One genomic window of Glycine soja cultivar W05 chromosome 9, ASM419377v2, whole genome shotgun sequence includes the following:
- the LOC114368959 gene encoding translation machinery-associated protein 22-like isoform X1: MAEKPQPVRVLYCGVCSLPPEYCEFGSDFEKCKPWLIQNVPDLYPDLLKEEKEADKVADKLQSTGISGAGDGAASSAPKQEEVKRLPGGKIKKKDKQEVVIEKVVRNKRKCITTVKGLELFGVKLSDASKKLGKKFATGASVVKGPTEKEQIDVQGDIAYDVVEFITDTWPDVPETAIFFIEDGRKVPAA; this comes from the exons ATGGCAGAAAAACCCCAACCGGTTCGGGTTCTCTACTGCGGCGTGTGCAGTTTGCCCCCCGAATACTGCGAATTCGGATCCGATTTCGAGAAATGCAAACCCTGGTTGATCCAAAACGTCCCTGACCTATACCCTGATCTTCTCAAAG AAGAGAAGGAAGCTGATAAAGTTGCTGACAAACTACAAAGTACGGGTATATCTGGAGCTGGTGATGGAGCTGCTTCCTcag CACCGAAGCAAGAAGAGGTGAAGCGTCTTCCTGGTgggaagataaagaaaaag GATAAGCAAGAGGTTGTTATTGAGAAGGTCGTACGTAACAAGCGAAAGTGCATCACCACTGTGAAGGGACTGGAACTTTTTG GTGTCAAGCTCAGTGATGCTTCCAAGAAACTCGGGAAAAAGTTTGCTACTGGAGCCTCTGTTGTCAAG GGACCTACTGAGAAAGAACAAATTGATGTTCAAGGGGATATAGCTTATGATGTTGTGGAGTTCATTACAGATACATGGCCTGAT GTTCCTGAAACAGCAATTTTCTTTATAGAAGATGGGAGAAAGGTCCCAGCTGCTTGA
- the LOC114367555 gene encoding cytokinin dehydrogenase 3-like produces MPQRNLVLFSTTMVVLLLSSTVLTQAQPRSWTAFQASKELATKLSRNPQTFPHASTDYGHIVHKTPVAIFNPSSVSDILALIHFSNSLPNPFPIAPRGKAHSVHGQAMTKDGVVLNMTNLNSSFQNGLGVLVSACDGKGPLICYADVGGGQMWIDVLHASLERGLTPLSLTDYMYATVGGTLSNAGMGGMSFRFGPQISNVLELDVITGKGDLVTCSKEQNSEAFYAALGGLGQFGVITRARIPLGPAPTRVKWLRLLYNNFTAFSRDQEHLISFSERNDIATADYVEGMLLLNQPPLDLLFYPASDHQRLTSLVTQYGIIYILELAKYYYNNSQAHVNEEVAYLLKGLNFVHTFVFERDVSYEEFVNRVYPLEQMLRSEGLWEVPHPWLNLWVPRSRISDFDEGVFKDIVLKQNITGGSFLVYPTNRRNKWDDRMTPITPDEDVFYVVDFLRVAKTFDVVEKLQVQNKQILRFCNDAGIKITEYLIGNKTHQQWVEHFGPKWKLFADRKTEFDPKKILSPGHGIFQ; encoded by the exons ATGCCACAGAGGAATTTAGTACTATTTTCCACAACTATGGTTGTGCTATTGCTATCTAGCACAGTGCTCACACAAGCACAACCACGATCATGGACAGCATTCCAAGCATCCAAAGAACTAGCCACAAAGCTTAGTCGTAACCCTCAAACCTTTCCACATGCCTCAACCGATTATGGCCACATAGTTCACAAAACCCCAGTGGCAATTTTCAATCCATCTTCTGTTAGTGACATCTTGGCCTTGATACATTTCTCAAACTCTCTTCCTAACCCATTCCCCATAGCCCCTAGAGGGAAAGCACACTCTGTTCATGGACAAGCCATGACAAAAGATGGGGTGGTGTTGAATATGACTAACCTCAATAGCAGTTTTCAAAATGGGTTAGGGGTTTTGGTGTCTGCTTGTGATGGAAAAGGTCCATTGATTTGTTATGCTGATGTAGGTGGTGGCCAAATGTGGATCGATGTCTTGCATGCATCCCTTGAACGTGGACTCACACCTTTGTCTTTGACTGATTATATGTATGCCACTGTTGGGGGCACACTATCTAATGCTGGCATGGGTGGCATGTCCTTTCGATTTGGACCTCAGATCTCTAATGTTCTTGAATTGGATGTTATTACAG GGAAAGGAGACCTTGTGACTTGCTCCAAGGAGCAGAACTCAGAGGCATTTTACGCTGCTCTTGGAGGATTAGGTCAATTTGGGGTGATAACAAGAGCAAGAATACCTCTAGGACCTGCACCTACTAGG GTAAAATGGCTCCGCCTGCTATACAACAACTTCACTGCATTTTCAAGAGACCAAGAACATTTAATATCGTTCAGTGAAAGGAATGACATTGCTACAGCAGATTATGTAGAAGGCATGCTTCTATTGAATCAGCCGCCACTGGATCTTCTCTTTTATCCAGCTTCTGATCATCAAAGGTTAACTTCCTTGGTAACTCAATATGGCATTATCTACATCTTGGAGCTTGCCAAATACTATTACAATAACTCTCAGGCACATGTCAATGAG GAAGTTGCATATTTGCTGAAAGGGTTAAACTTTGTACATACATTTGTGTTCGAAAGAGATGTGTCATACGAGGAGTTTGTGAACAGAGTTTATCCTTTGGAGCAAATGCTTAGGTCAGAAGGACTTTGGGAAGTTCCTCACCCTTGGCTGAACCTCTGGGTTCCAAGATCTAGAATCTCAGATTTTGATGAAGGTGTTTTCAAGGACATTGTTCTTAAGCAAAATATTACTGGCGGAAGTTTTCTAGTCTACCCAACAAACAGAAGAAACAA GTGGGATGATAGGATGACACCAATTACACCTGACGAAGATGTTTTCTACGTTGTAGATTTTTTGCGTGTTGCTAAAACGTTTGATGTGGTGGAGAAACTACAGGTTCAAAACAAACAGATACTGCGGTTTTGTAATGATGCTGGTATTAAGATCACAGAGTATCTTATCGGGAACAAAACTCATCAACAATGGGTGGAACACTTTGGCCCAAAATGGAAACTTTTTGCAGATAGAAAAACTGAATTTGatcccaaaaaaatattgtcaccTGGACATGGGATTTTCCAGTAA
- the LOC114368959 gene encoding translation machinery-associated protein 22-like isoform X2 — protein sequence MAEKPQPVRVLYCGVCSLPPEYCEFGSDFEKCKPWLIQNVPDLYPDLLKEKEADKVADKLQSTGISGAGDGAASSAPKQEEVKRLPGGKIKKKDKQEVVIEKVVRNKRKCITTVKGLELFGVKLSDASKKLGKKFATGASVVKGPTEKEQIDVQGDIAYDVVEFITDTWPDVPETAIFFIEDGRKVPAA from the exons ATGGCAGAAAAACCCCAACCGGTTCGGGTTCTCTACTGCGGCGTGTGCAGTTTGCCCCCCGAATACTGCGAATTCGGATCCGATTTCGAGAAATGCAAACCCTGGTTGATCCAAAACGTCCCTGACCTATACCCTGATCTTCTCAAAG AGAAGGAAGCTGATAAAGTTGCTGACAAACTACAAAGTACGGGTATATCTGGAGCTGGTGATGGAGCTGCTTCCTcag CACCGAAGCAAGAAGAGGTGAAGCGTCTTCCTGGTgggaagataaagaaaaag GATAAGCAAGAGGTTGTTATTGAGAAGGTCGTACGTAACAAGCGAAAGTGCATCACCACTGTGAAGGGACTGGAACTTTTTG GTGTCAAGCTCAGTGATGCTTCCAAGAAACTCGGGAAAAAGTTTGCTACTGGAGCCTCTGTTGTCAAG GGACCTACTGAGAAAGAACAAATTGATGTTCAAGGGGATATAGCTTATGATGTTGTGGAGTTCATTACAGATACATGGCCTGAT GTTCCTGAAACAGCAATTTTCTTTATAGAAGATGGGAGAAAGGTCCCAGCTGCTTGA